The region CGTCAGCACGGCGGCGGCCAGCCGCTCGGCCAGCCTTCCGTGTACGAGCAGCGGTCTGGTCTGTGAGTCGGGCAGCCGGTGCCGTTCACAGGATCGGCCCGAACTCGGTCGGGTCGCCCCACACCTGGCCGCCGGTGGAGGTGCCGGGGTATACCCAGACCTGTCCCGTCGCCGCGTCGCCCGCGACCAGGTCGTCGTAGCCGTCCTGATCGAAGCGGAGGGAAGCGAGCTCGTTTCGGCCGGCCCAGCCGCCGCCGAAGACCTCGACCCTGCCGGCGAAGGAGCCGCCTCCAGCGGTGCCGGGGTAGAGCCACACCTTCCCGGTGGCCTTCTCCACTGCCATCAGGTCGTCGTAGGCGTCCCGGTTGAACCGGCCACGCACCACCGCGCCGAGAGTGTTCCAGTCGCCGGAGTCGATGATGCTGCTCGCACCCCAACTGCTGCCGGCGGCGGTGCCCGGGTAGAGGCGCAGCTTCCCGGTGGCCTTCTCCACGGCCACCACGTCGTCGTACGCGTCGCCGTCGAAGCGGCCCGCGGTCAGCCGCTCCAACCCCAGCCAGTTGACGCCGACCGGCTTGGTGCCACGACTGCCCCAGAAGGTGCCGGCCGCCGTGCCCGGGTAGAGCCACAGGCTGCCCGTGCTCACCTCCATGGCGAGCAGGTCGTCGTACTCGTCCCGGTTGAACCGGCCGACCGTGAGATCCCGGTAGCCGTTCCAGCCCGAGCCGACGGCGACTCGAGCGCCCCAGGTGCCTGCGGCGGTGCCCGGGTACAGCCAGAGCCGCCCGGTGCCCTTCTCGACACCGATCAGGTCGGCGTACCCGTCGCGGTTGAACTCGCCGGTCACCGACTCCAGCAGACCGTGCGGCTGCATGACGGGAACGCGGCCGACGGGTGGCACACGGGCGCCGAGAGTGCCGCCTGCGGCGGTGCCCGGGTACAGCCAGACCTGGTCACTCTCGACGGCGAGCAGGTCGTCGTAGCCGTCCGGGTTGAGCTTGCCGGCCACGAGCGCGGTCAGCCCCTTGCCTCCGGTCTGAATGGTGGCCAGCTGTCCCCAGGACGATCCACCGGTCGCGGTGCCCGGGTACATGTGGAGGTCGCCGCTGCTCTTGTCCAGTGCCACGAGGTCGTCGTAGTTGTCGCGGTTGAAACGGCCCGCGACCAGTTCGCGCTTCGTCGTCCACCCGCTGAAACCGATCTCCGTCAGGTCGCCCCAGAGGGTGCCTCCGGCTGACGTGCCGGGGAACATGAGCAGCTTGCCGGTGGAGAGTTGGATGCCCGCCAGGTCCTCGTAGGCGTCCCTGTCGAACCGGCCGACGACCAGGTCGGTCAGGTCCTGCCAGTTGGTGCCGGCCACCAGGCGGTCACCGAAGTCGGTCCCGCCCGCGGTGCCCGGGAAGAGCCACAACGTGTTGGTGGAGACCTCGATGCCCAGCAGATCGTCGTATGCGTCCCCGTCGAACTGGCCGGCGACGAGGTCCCGGTACCCGGTCCAGTTGGTCTCCGGCTCGATCTGGACACGCTCGCCCCAGACCCGGTCCGT is a window of Micromonospora sp. WMMD961 DNA encoding:
- a CDS encoding FG-GAP-like repeat-containing protein codes for the protein MFSRSARTWGGVLATAGLAAGVLVGSGASAVSGGQDVPDGGYPFTAKVTFGSLHSCTGALVASRWIVTAKTCFTDGTAPVAEGAPSRPTSAVVGRTNLAGASGHRLAVTTLVPHPTRNVLLAELSAPVTDVTPVPWSDTPPTSAETLRVTGFGRTATEWTPDRLHTATFTVGAVGASTVDVTGTSAAATVCKGDAGGPAFRESGADIELVAINNSSWQHGCLGETETRTGVTQTRLDDLGEWFRQALRLQPYALSNTVAGEFTRDGRDDLVAAEPGTGKLWLYPGTSTDRVWGERVQIEPETNWTGYRDLVAGQFDGDAYDDLLGIEVSTNTLWLFPGTAGGTDFGDRLVAGTNWQDLTDLVVGRFDRDAYEDLAGIQLSTGKLLMFPGTSAGGTLWGDLTEIGFSGWTTKRELVAGRFNRDNYDDLVALDKSSGDLHMYPGTATGGSSWGQLATIQTGGKGLTALVAGKLNPDGYDDLLAVESDQVWLYPGTAAGGTLGARVPPVGRVPVMQPHGLLESVTGEFNRDGYADLIGVEKGTGRLWLYPGTAAGTWGARVAVGSGWNGYRDLTVGRFNRDEYDDLLAMEVSTGSLWLYPGTAAGTFWGSRGTKPVGVNWLGLERLTAGRFDGDAYDDVVAVEKATGKLRLYPGTAAGSSWGASSIIDSGDWNTLGAVVRGRFNRDAYDDLMAVEKATGKVWLYPGTAGGGSFAGRVEVFGGGWAGRNELASLRFDQDGYDDLVAGDAATGQVWVYPGTSTGGQVWGDPTEFGPIL